The uncultured Hyphomonas sp. genome includes a window with the following:
- the lpxK gene encoding tetraacyldisaccharide 4'-kinase produces MKAPHFWSAGLDPRSREAAPLTRLLLTPLAALYTFGIRRKLAAAEPETIPVRIVCVGNLTVGGVGKTPIVEAIRRKASDAGLRAASLSRGYGGTMEGPLKVDPALHSSAEVGDEPLMLAATGESWIGKDRSDAARAMAADGVDLIVMDDGHQNPSVAKDLSLIVIDAAAPFGNGHVLPKGPLREPVADGLARADGVILMGEGKELTAVQKSRLPVVRAGLAPAGDVPDGPLVAFAGIGRPVKFFDSLTEAGADLQDSVPYGDHHAYTASDLKFLHELATRRGARLITTSKDHVRLPAEERARILVFPVEARFEDEAALTALLAPVLALGLTPDEA; encoded by the coding sequence ATGAAGGCGCCGCATTTCTGGTCGGCCGGTCTCGATCCGCGATCCCGGGAAGCTGCTCCGCTGACCCGCCTGCTGCTGACGCCGCTGGCGGCGCTGTATACGTTCGGCATTCGACGCAAGCTGGCGGCCGCAGAACCGGAGACAATCCCGGTGCGGATTGTCTGCGTTGGCAATCTCACGGTCGGTGGCGTCGGAAAAACACCCATCGTCGAGGCGATCCGGCGCAAGGCAAGCGATGCCGGCCTGCGCGCGGCCAGCCTTTCACGCGGCTATGGCGGCACGATGGAAGGCCCGCTGAAGGTTGACCCTGCCCTCCACTCATCCGCTGAGGTCGGCGATGAACCGCTGATGCTGGCCGCCACGGGAGAAAGCTGGATAGGCAAGGACCGTTCAGACGCGGCCCGGGCGATGGCCGCCGACGGGGTGGACCTGATTGTCATGGATGACGGGCACCAGAATCCCTCCGTCGCGAAAGACCTGTCCCTGATCGTGATCGATGCTGCCGCGCCTTTCGGCAATGGCCATGTCCTGCCCAAAGGCCCACTGCGCGAACCCGTCGCCGATGGTCTCGCCCGCGCAGACGGCGTGATCCTCATGGGCGAAGGCAAGGAACTAACGGCGGTGCAGAAATCCCGCCTGCCTGTCGTGCGTGCCGGGCTCGCCCCTGCCGGCGATGTGCCGGACGGCCCGCTCGTCGCCTTTGCCGGCATCGGGCGCCCGGTGAAATTCTTCGACAGCCTGACAGAGGCCGGCGCCGACCTGCAGGACAGCGTGCCCTATGGCGACCATCACGCCTACACGGCCAGCGATCTGAAATTCCTGCACGAGCTCGCCACCCGCCGCGGGGCGCGTCTGATCACCACGTCAAAAGACCATGTCCGCTTGCCTGCGGAAGAACGGGCGCGCATTCTTGTGTTTCCCGTCGAAGCCCGCTTTGAAGATGAGGCAGCGCTCACCGCGCTTCTCGCCCCAGTTCTCGCCCTTGGTCTCACGCCGGATGAAGCATGA
- the glmU gene encoding bifunctional UDP-N-acetylglucosamine diphosphorylase/glucosamine-1-phosphate N-acetyltransferase GlmU → MSQTSRPRAAVILAAGKGTRMKSSLPKVMHPVGGRPMVEWSIDLARQAGCSQIVVVAHPSQGLLIEHIASLPGDIPVVFQDPPMGTGHAVRCAADALSGFKGDLVVLYGDSPLVPVDAIEELFASLEEGAAVGVLGFDTHEPGLYGRLITSGHGELEAIVEAREATPEQLLVTLCNSGVMAAGAGDMFRLLEEVTNDNVKGEYYLTDLVGLARAEGHRCQAVRCAEEDMIGCDSKADLAEAEAVFQARRRKQALEAGVTLIAPETVYFSYDTVIEHDVVVEPNVVFGPGVTVKSGAQIRAFSHLEGAQVGHHASVGPFARLRPGAVLDEAAFVGNFVEVKNVHMAEGAKASHLSYLGDGEVGAGANIGAGTIFCNYDGFFKHRTIIGDGAFIGSNSALVAPVKIGEGVIVGSGSVITRDVEAGSLAVARGKQEERKGWATAFREKMAARKAARKKG, encoded by the coding sequence ATGAGCCAGACATCCAGACCCCGCGCGGCAGTGATCCTCGCCGCTGGCAAGGGCACGCGGATGAAGTCGAGCCTGCCCAAGGTGATGCACCCGGTGGGCGGTCGGCCTATGGTCGAGTGGTCGATAGACCTGGCGCGACAGGCAGGCTGCTCGCAGATCGTCGTTGTGGCGCATCCCTCTCAGGGCCTGCTGATCGAACACATCGCCAGCCTGCCGGGCGATATCCCGGTCGTTTTCCAGGACCCGCCCATGGGCACAGGCCATGCTGTACGATGCGCAGCCGATGCGCTTAGCGGATTTAAGGGTGATCTTGTCGTGCTTTACGGCGACTCCCCGCTGGTTCCGGTGGACGCCATCGAGGAATTGTTTGCGTCGCTGGAAGAAGGCGCTGCCGTCGGCGTGCTCGGCTTCGACACGCATGAGCCGGGGCTCTATGGCCGTCTCATCACGTCAGGCCATGGCGAGTTGGAAGCCATTGTCGAGGCGCGCGAGGCGACGCCCGAGCAGCTGCTGGTCACGCTCTGCAATTCCGGCGTCATGGCCGCCGGAGCCGGCGACATGTTCCGCCTTCTGGAAGAGGTCACCAACGACAATGTCAAAGGCGAATATTATCTGACAGACCTTGTCGGTCTCGCCCGCGCAGAGGGCCATCGCTGCCAAGCCGTGCGGTGCGCTGAAGAAGACATGATCGGCTGTGATTCCAAGGCTGACCTTGCCGAAGCCGAGGCGGTCTTCCAGGCACGCCGCCGCAAACAGGCGCTGGAAGCCGGGGTGACGCTGATCGCGCCGGAAACCGTCTACTTCTCCTATGACACAGTGATCGAGCATGATGTGGTGGTCGAGCCGAATGTGGTGTTCGGCCCCGGCGTGACCGTGAAGTCCGGCGCGCAGATCCGGGCGTTCAGCCATCTCGAAGGCGCGCAGGTCGGACACCATGCCTCCGTCGGCCCGTTTGCGCGGCTGCGGCCGGGCGCAGTTCTGGATGAAGCGGCATTTGTCGGCAATTTCGTCGAGGTGAAGAATGTGCACATGGCCGAAGGGGCCAAGGCGAGCCATTTGTCCTATCTGGGCGATGGCGAGGTCGGTGCCGGTGCGAATATCGGCGCGGGCACGATCTTCTGTAACTATGATGGCTTCTTCAAACATCGAACGATCATCGGGGACGGGGCCTTCATCGGGTCCAATTCGGCGCTTGTGGCGCCGGTGAAGATCGGGGAAGGCGTCATCGTTGGCAGCGGCAGTGTCATCACAAGGGATGTCGAAGCCGGTTCGCTTGCGGTGGCCCGAGGAAAACAAGAGGAACGCAAGGGCTGGGCGACCGCGTTCCGGGAGAAAATGGCGGCGCGAAAGGCTGCAAGGAAAAAGGGCTGA
- a CDS encoding 3-deoxy-7-phosphoheptulonate synthase class II has product MSNWTPSDWRELPAKHIPEDYPDTAALAAAEARLRSFPPLVFAGEARRLKTRLAEVAAGDAFLLQGGDCAESFKEFHPDNIRDTFRVILQMAVVLTFAAAKPVVKVGRIAGQFGKPRSAPIETIDGVTLPSYRGDNINGMDFTPEARIPDPDRLIQAYSQSAATLNLLRAFSQGGYASLANVHRWMLGFVDRSSQGERYEKLADQISASLRFMEAVGLNAETVPQMAQVEFYTSHEALLLGYEEALTRIDSTSGDWYDTSAHMLWIGHRTRQVDHAHVNFCKGIKNPIGIKCGPGMEPDELVRLIETINPTDEAGRITLISRFGSEGVEQGLPPLARAVKASGRTVVWSCDPMHGNTLKTDSGFKTRPVDRILSEVRQFIDVMNAEGCYPGGVHFEMTGQNVTECIGGAQAISEDDLSSRYHTHCDPRLNGEQALELAFLVAEKLQALGNGKDSARKAG; this is encoded by the coding sequence ATGAGCAACTGGACCCCTTCCGACTGGCGCGAACTGCCGGCGAAGCACATCCCGGAGGATTACCCGGATACTGCAGCACTTGCTGCAGCAGAGGCCCGTCTGCGCTCATTTCCGCCGCTGGTTTTTGCCGGGGAAGCCCGACGCCTGAAAACCCGCCTGGCCGAAGTGGCCGCGGGCGATGCCTTCCTGTTGCAGGGCGGCGATTGCGCGGAAAGCTTCAAGGAATTCCATCCGGACAACATCCGCGACACGTTCCGCGTGATTCTGCAGATGGCCGTCGTGCTGACCTTCGCCGCCGCAAAGCCTGTGGTGAAAGTGGGCCGGATTGCCGGCCAGTTCGGCAAGCCGCGCTCTGCCCCGATCGAGACGATCGATGGCGTCACGCTGCCGTCCTACCGGGGCGACAATATCAACGGCATGGATTTCACGCCGGAAGCCCGCATTCCCGACCCGGATCGCCTGATCCAGGCCTACTCCCAGTCGGCAGCGACGCTGAACCTGCTGCGCGCATTCAGCCAGGGTGGCTATGCCAGCCTCGCCAATGTGCACCGCTGGATGCTTGGCTTTGTGGACCGCAGCTCTCAGGGCGAACGCTATGAGAAGCTGGCGGACCAGATCTCTGCCTCTCTGCGCTTCATGGAAGCGGTCGGCCTGAATGCCGAAACCGTGCCCCAGATGGCGCAGGTAGAGTTCTACACCAGCCACGAAGCCCTTCTGCTCGGCTATGAGGAAGCGCTGACCCGCATCGATTCCACGTCTGGCGACTGGTACGACACGTCGGCCCACATGCTGTGGATCGGCCACCGGACCCGTCAGGTGGATCATGCCCACGTCAATTTCTGCAAGGGGATCAAGAACCCGATCGGCATCAAGTGCGGCCCCGGCATGGAGCCGGACGAGCTTGTCCGCCTGATCGAGACGATCAACCCGACAGACGAAGCCGGCCGGATCACGCTGATCTCGCGCTTTGGCTCCGAGGGCGTGGAGCAGGGACTGCCGCCGCTGGCGCGTGCCGTGAAGGCAAGTGGCCGGACGGTGGTGTGGTCCTGCGATCCGATGCACGGCAACACGCTGAAGACCGACTCCGGCTTCAAGACACGCCCGGTGGATCGCATTCTCTCCGAGGTGCGCCAGTTCATCGACGTCATGAATGCCGAAGGCTGTTACCCAGGCGGGGTCCATTTTGAGATGACCGGCCAGAATGTCACCGAATGTATCGGCGGCGCTCAGGCGATCTCCGAGGACGACCTTTCCAGCCGCTACCACACGCACTGCGATCCGCGACTGAACGGTGAGCAGGCGCTGGAGCTGGCCTTCCTGGTGGCAGAGAAGCTTCAGGCGCTCGGCAACGGCAAGGACTCGGCCCGCAAGGCTGGCTGA
- the rpiA gene encoding ribose-5-phosphate isomerase RpiA codes for MANELEKQNAAAAAMEFVEDGMTIGLGTGSTAKYFVQMLAEEIADGLVVRCIETSEQTRRLAESLGVPLIPSEQIERIHLTVDGADEVDEHGFLIKGGGAALLREKIIANASDHMVVIADPSKQVERLGKFPLPVEVTPFGYTITAKKVYDALCSSGIDRPRVELRAQPGGRLVMTDGGNYILDCHCQRIPDAESMAARLSSVPGVVEHGLFIGIARTVIIGNEAGATVFEF; via the coding sequence ATGGCAAACGAGCTGGAGAAGCAGAACGCGGCGGCCGCGGCGATGGAATTCGTCGAAGACGGCATGACCATCGGCCTCGGCACCGGCTCAACCGCGAAATATTTCGTCCAGATGCTCGCCGAGGAAATTGCCGACGGTCTGGTCGTGCGCTGTATCGAAACCAGTGAACAGACCCGCCGGCTGGCCGAGAGCCTTGGCGTGCCGCTGATCCCGTCCGAACAGATCGAGCGTATCCACCTCACCGTCGATGGCGCCGATGAGGTCGATGAGCATGGTTTTCTCATCAAGGGGGGCGGCGCGGCGCTGCTGCGCGAGAAGATTATCGCGAATGCCAGCGATCACATGGTCGTGATTGCCGATCCGTCGAAACAGGTCGAGCGGCTCGGCAAGTTCCCCTTGCCGGTGGAGGTGACGCCTTTCGGCTACACGATCACCGCGAAGAAAGTTTACGATGCGCTCTGCTCAAGCGGGATCGACCGTCCGCGCGTGGAATTACGGGCCCAGCCGGGCGGCCGGCTCGTCATGACCGATGGCGGAAACTACATCCTGGACTGCCACTGCCAGCGGATTCCGGACGCGGAATCGATGGCTGCGCGCCTCTCCAGCGTGCCGGGTGTCGTCGAACACGGATTGTTTATCGGCATCGCCCGGACGGTCATTATCGGCAATGAAGCCGGGGCCACGGTGTTTGAATTCTGA
- a CDS encoding AAA family ATPase — MSHVYIAHSTLDLDDLLKLHEAMRAESIPVKFAPDDDNDRDRNNRDIDDAFAMIVLVSATSVRSKAVRQDIERAKARGLPLIPYQIDKARMNGFFKQEVQPHLRLSSTTPDGLTQLVQETLDAYKKKCPVIAVMNLKGGVGKTTVSAQVFGTWHAMSGGRILLIDLDPQYNLTQTFYEMDVADESAAADRSVISLFERSRLHTRNAESPAEHWLSLSTEPFAPVARDYLVHDLMADGNSPPGRFDIISGQFEISKYAFATDNDALEQIKRHFLRQVDFYRSEYDLIVFDTNPNATFLTRCALEAADRVLAPMHTDVYSLRGVKLLNQVVRTQIPVGKRPALSVLFNAVSRSEQSTFEADARNGAFDEAAGFPLSKALLKSALPRSKHFAVKPPQEGQPPWKQLVIHSGRGGGLKQIRESLKTIALELKTLCDETH; from the coding sequence ATGTCTCACGTCTACATCGCCCACTCCACGCTGGACCTCGACGACCTGCTGAAGCTTCACGAAGCGATGCGGGCGGAGTCGATCCCGGTGAAATTCGCGCCGGACGACGATAACGACCGCGATCGTAACAATCGCGACATCGATGATGCCTTCGCGATGATTGTGCTGGTTTCGGCCACATCGGTGCGCTCAAAAGCCGTCCGGCAGGATATCGAGCGCGCCAAGGCCCGGGGCCTGCCGTTGATCCCTTACCAGATCGACAAGGCGCGGATGAACGGCTTCTTCAAACAGGAAGTCCAGCCACATCTGCGCCTGTCCAGCACCACGCCGGACGGTCTGACGCAGCTGGTTCAGGAGACCCTGGACGCCTACAAGAAGAAATGCCCGGTCATCGCGGTGATGAACCTCAAGGGCGGGGTCGGCAAGACGACGGTTTCCGCTCAGGTGTTCGGCACGTGGCACGCCATGTCGGGCGGGCGGATCCTGCTGATCGACCTCGATCCGCAATACAATCTCACTCAGACCTTCTATGAAATGGATGTCGCGGATGAGAGCGCGGCGGCGGACCGGTCGGTCATTTCCCTCTTCGAACGCTCGCGCCTGCACACGCGGAATGCAGAAAGCCCGGCCGAACACTGGCTGAGCCTGTCGACGGAACCTTTTGCGCCGGTGGCGCGCGATTATCTGGTCCATGACCTGATGGCAGACGGCAACAGCCCGCCCGGCCGGTTCGACATCATCTCGGGCCAGTTTGAAATCTCGAAATATGCCTTTGCCACCGACAATGACGCGCTGGAACAGATCAAGCGCCACTTCCTGCGCCAGGTGGACTTCTATCGCAGCGAATACGACCTGATCGTGTTTGACACGAACCCCAACGCGACATTTCTCACCCGCTGCGCGCTGGAGGCGGCAGACCGTGTGCTGGCGCCAATGCACACCGACGTCTACTCCCTGCGCGGGGTGAAGCTGCTGAACCAGGTCGTGCGCACGCAGATCCCGGTCGGCAAGCGGCCTGCCCTGTCGGTTCTCTTCAATGCGGTCAGCCGGTCGGAACAGTCGACCTTCGAGGCCGATGCCCGCAATGGCGCGTTCGATGAAGCCGCCGGCTTCCCGCTTTCCAAAGCGCTGCTGAAGTCCGCCCTGCCCCGGTCAAAGCATTTTGCCGTGAAGCCACCGCAGGAGGGCCAGCCGCCCTGGAAGCAGCTGGTGATCCATTCCGGCCGCGGCGGGGGGTTGAAACAGATCCGCGAGAGCCTGAAAACGATTGCGCTGGAACTGAAGACGCTCTGCGACGAGACGCACTAA
- a CDS encoding HAD hydrolase-like protein encodes MTGWLNGWSVVFDLDGTLVDTAPDLLNALNHVLDHAGLETVDLQTVAGMIGHGAKAMIRKGMSHQGLTPSEPDLDALFDRFLVYYSEHIAIGSRPFDQAPEILDGLAADGAILSVCTNKKQDLSDKLLDALGLAPRFAAIIGADSVPSKKPDGDHIVRTIHAAGGDPARAIMVGDSRTDERAARNAGLPFVFVPFGYEAESVEAIGADAVVSHYSQLPAALSRLIS; translated from the coding sequence ATGACAGGATGGCTGAACGGCTGGAGCGTGGTGTTCGATCTCGACGGGACGCTGGTGGACACCGCGCCCGACCTGCTGAACGCGCTGAACCATGTCCTGGACCATGCCGGGCTTGAAACGGTGGACCTTCAGACGGTCGCCGGAATGATCGGCCATGGCGCCAAGGCGATGATCCGGAAAGGCATGTCACATCAGGGCCTGACGCCCTCGGAGCCTGATCTGGATGCCCTCTTCGATCGCTTCCTTGTGTACTATTCAGAACACATCGCGATCGGTTCACGGCCGTTCGACCAGGCGCCGGAAATTCTGGATGGCCTGGCCGCAGACGGCGCCATCCTTTCGGTCTGCACCAACAAGAAGCAGGACCTTTCCGACAAGCTGCTGGACGCGCTGGGGCTTGCGCCGCGATTTGCCGCCATCATCGGCGCCGACAGCGTACCGTCCAAAAAGCCGGACGGAGACCATATCGTGCGCACCATCCATGCCGCCGGGGGCGATCCGGCCCGCGCCATCATGGTCGGGGATAGCCGCACAGACGAAAGGGCAGCCCGGAATGCCGGACTGCCCTTCGTATTTGTGCCATTTGGCTATGAAGCGGAGTCAGTGGAAGCGATTGGGGCAGATGCCGTCGTCTCGCACTATTCCCAGCTGCCTGCGGCGCTCTCGCGCCTGATCAGTTAG
- a CDS encoding lysophospholipid acyltransferase family protein, whose protein sequence is MKSLFRSPAVSAILGRLIWAWMALVTHTVRWTVEVDPAAREAWRQNDGIVVASWHSRIMILPVGWIRFIRNWKDRVNRAAMLVSLSPDGEAVARAIDHLHLQAIRGSAANKRKRKDKGGARAIAEATRLLKNGSAVCITPDGPRGPAEQVSPGAIMIAQRAGAPIVPYALSVTPCWRLKTWDRFIIPFPFTKGAIILGPPIAAPRSADPDALRAELQARLDEATRRADMLCGRKSETATDPSPK, encoded by the coding sequence ATGAAATCGCTGTTTCGTTCCCCTGCCGTGTCCGCCATCCTCGGCCGCCTGATCTGGGCATGGATGGCCCTGGTGACCCACACGGTGCGCTGGACAGTCGAAGTGGACCCTGCCGCCCGCGAAGCGTGGCGCCAGAATGACGGCATTGTCGTGGCCTCCTGGCACTCCCGCATCATGATCCTCCCTGTCGGCTGGATCCGCTTCATCCGTAATTGGAAAGACCGGGTGAACCGCGCCGCCATGCTGGTTTCGCTCTCGCCGGACGGTGAAGCGGTGGCTCGCGCCATTGACCACCTTCATCTCCAAGCGATCAGGGGCTCTGCGGCCAACAAGAGGAAGCGCAAGGACAAGGGTGGTGCCCGCGCCATCGCCGAAGCCACGCGCCTGCTGAAGAATGGCAGCGCGGTCTGCATTACCCCTGATGGTCCCCGAGGCCCGGCCGAACAGGTCAGCCCCGGCGCGATCATGATCGCTCAGCGGGCCGGCGCGCCGATCGTCCCCTATGCCCTGTCTGTCACACCCTGCTGGCGGCTGAAGACGTGGGACCGCTTTATCATCCCCTTTCCCTTCACGAAGGGCGCCATCATATTGGGGCCACCGATAGCGGCCCCGCGCTCCGCAGACCCTGACGCCCTGCGCGCGGAATTGCAGGCACGACTTGATGAAGCGACCCGCCGGGCTGATATGCTGTGCGGCCGCAAATCGGAAACAGCTACGGACCCTTCCCCCAAATGA
- the gor gene encoding glutathione-disulfide reductase: MAEHAYDFDLFVIGGGSGGVRAARIAAIAGARVGLAEEYRMGGTCVIRGCVPKKFMVYASQYGKDIEKSAGYGWRVGDVSYDHGTFAAAMHAEVDRLSGIYFRNLKNAGVEIFEQRAEFVDAHTVRLKNSGKTITAEKILIAVGGAPWRPSEEELPGIEHTITSNEVFHLEDLPKHVVIAGGGYIAVEFAHIFAGLGVPTCLVYRGEEVLRGFDADVRTAVHEGLKEAGVRVVTGAVLDKIEKRDGEDLPLHITLSSGNHIDADVVLMAVGRRPNTEGLGCEAAGIELDDNGAVKVDEWSKTNVDNVWAVGDVTDRVALTPVAIREGHAFADTEFGGNPWHFDHSDIATAVFSQPEVGTVGLSEADARKAHGADIDIYKTNFKPMKNALNGDTSRVLMKLVVRASDEKVLGVHMVGDDAAEIIQAIGIAIKMGVTKPDFDRTCAVHPSVAEELVTMRTKWVPEVATNA, from the coding sequence ATGGCTGAGCACGCTTACGACTTCGACCTGTTTGTGATCGGAGGCGGCTCCGGCGGAGTGCGCGCGGCGCGCATCGCAGCCATCGCCGGCGCGCGTGTCGGCCTTGCAGAAGAATACCGGATGGGCGGCACCTGCGTGATCCGCGGCTGTGTGCCGAAGAAATTCATGGTCTATGCCAGCCAGTATGGGAAGGACATCGAGAAGTCGGCCGGCTATGGCTGGCGCGTGGGGGATGTCTCGTACGATCACGGAACATTTGCTGCGGCGATGCATGCCGAAGTGGACCGCCTGTCGGGCATCTATTTCCGCAACCTCAAAAATGCCGGCGTGGAAATTTTCGAGCAGCGCGCCGAGTTCGTGGATGCGCACACCGTCCGCCTGAAAAATAGCGGCAAGACGATCACCGCAGAAAAGATACTCATCGCTGTGGGCGGTGCCCCGTGGCGCCCATCCGAGGAAGAGCTGCCGGGTATTGAGCACACGATTACCTCCAATGAAGTCTTCCATCTGGAAGACCTGCCGAAACATGTCGTCATCGCTGGCGGCGGCTATATCGCGGTCGAGTTTGCGCACATTTTTGCCGGGCTCGGCGTGCCGACCTGCCTGGTCTATCGCGGTGAGGAAGTGCTGCGCGGCTTCGATGCCGATGTGCGCACCGCTGTACATGAAGGCCTGAAAGAAGCGGGCGTACGCGTTGTAACCGGCGCGGTGCTCGACAAGATCGAAAAGCGCGACGGCGAAGACCTGCCGCTTCACATCACGCTTTCCAGTGGCAATCATATCGATGCCGATGTTGTGCTGATGGCCGTTGGACGCCGCCCGAACACGGAGGGGCTTGGCTGTGAGGCGGCCGGGATCGAACTGGATGACAATGGCGCCGTCAAAGTCGACGAATGGTCAAAGACCAATGTCGACAATGTCTGGGCTGTCGGCGACGTGACCGACCGCGTCGCACTGACGCCGGTGGCCATTCGGGAAGGCCACGCCTTCGCCGACACGGAGTTTGGTGGTAATCCCTGGCATTTCGATCATTCGGACATTGCGACGGCGGTCTTCTCACAGCCGGAAGTTGGCACGGTCGGCCTCAGCGAAGCCGATGCCCGCAAAGCCCATGGCGCGGACATCGATATTTACAAGACGAACTTCAAGCCGATGAAAAATGCGCTGAACGGCGACACCAGCCGTGTGCTGATGAAGCTGGTCGTGCGCGCGTCGGATGAGAAAGTTCTGGGCGTCCACATGGTCGGCGATGATGCCGCCGAGATCATCCAGGCCATCGGCATCGCCATCAAGATGGGCGTCACCAAGCCGGACTTCGACCGTACCTGCGCGGTCCATCCGTCGGTGGCCGAGGAACTGGTGACGATGCGCACGAAATGGGTGCCGGAGGTGGCGACCAACGCCTGA
- a CDS encoding 3-deoxy-D-manno-octulosonic acid transferase, whose product MTFALHVYRVLTSALSPFLGFVLSARVKQGKEDFSRRNERMARHLPVLRNNGALVWLHGASVGESRLLLELGNRLLDERPDLMLLFTSQTQTSARLMGPMLPDNAVYTMAPVDTPAAARRFIRHWRPSLCIFGEGEVWPNLILEAEKAGAKRALVNARMTEKSAQGWQRFHQTFRALVGRFDAVLAADEDTARRLANLMGKPVVCAGNLKSALPPPSANDVELRRMHEGFKGLRKCYLAASTHDGEEALFLDAMKAAPDAALIIAPRHPERGLAIEDLLRTRNIPFARRSRGDVPNMNTRVLLADTMGEMGIWFRLADAVYLGGGHTPQVGGHNPLEPIRLGKPVVSGPDVFNFADMMEDLSERGLIRLLKTPKAIGRALVTMAPPSGSSLDLLEYEADAPMQVTLEAIRPLLPEKGLLE is encoded by the coding sequence ATGACCTTTGCACTCCATGTGTATCGCGTCCTGACCAGCGCGCTTTCGCCTTTCCTAGGCTTCGTGCTGAGTGCGCGGGTCAAACAGGGCAAGGAAGACTTCTCGCGCCGGAACGAGCGGATGGCCCGGCACCTGCCGGTGCTGCGCAATAATGGCGCGCTGGTCTGGCTGCATGGCGCGAGCGTCGGCGAAAGCCGCCTGCTGCTGGAACTCGGCAACCGTTTGCTGGACGAGCGGCCGGATCTGATGCTGCTGTTCACCAGCCAGACGCAGACCTCTGCCAGGCTGATGGGACCGATGCTGCCGGACAATGCCGTCTACACAATGGCCCCGGTAGACACGCCCGCCGCGGCCCGCCGGTTCATCCGTCACTGGAGGCCCAGCCTCTGCATCTTCGGCGAGGGGGAAGTCTGGCCCAATCTGATCCTGGAAGCGGAAAAGGCCGGCGCGAAGCGTGCGCTGGTGAATGCGCGCATGACCGAGAAATCGGCCCAGGGCTGGCAACGCTTTCACCAGACCTTCCGCGCGCTGGTCGGCCGGTTCGACGCCGTCCTTGCCGCCGACGAGGATACCGCCCGGCGGCTGGCCAATCTGATGGGCAAGCCGGTGGTCTGCGCCGGCAACCTGAAATCCGCCCTGCCCCCGCCGTCCGCCAATGATGTTGAATTGCGCCGGATGCATGAGGGCTTCAAAGGCCTGCGTAAATGCTACCTCGCCGCCTCGACGCATGACGGTGAAGAAGCCCTGTTTCTGGACGCGATGAAGGCAGCGCCGGACGCCGCCCTGATTATCGCCCCGCGCCATCCCGAACGCGGCCTGGCCATCGAAGACCTGCTGCGAACCCGCAATATTCCCTTCGCACGCCGTTCCCGCGGGGATGTGCCGAACATGAACACGCGGGTCCTGCTGGCCGACACGATGGGCGAGATGGGCATCTGGTTCCGGCTGGCCGATGCCGTCTATCTGGGCGGTGGGCACACGCCGCAGGTGGGCGGGCACAATCCGCTGGAACCGATCCGCCTCGGTAAGCCGGTCGTCTCCGGCCCGGACGTGTTCAATTTCGCCGACATGATGGAAGACCTGTCGGAGCGCGGTCTGATCCGCCTGCTCAAGACGCCGAAGGCGATCGGCCGGGCGCTGGTGACGATGGCACCGCCATCCGGTTCCTCGCTGGATCTGCTGGAATATGAAGCCGACGCACCCATGCAGGTCACGCTGGAGGCGATCCGCCCGTTGCTGCCGGAAAAAGGGCTTCTGGAATGA